The proteins below are encoded in one region of Enhydrobacter sp.:
- a CDS encoding SMP-30/gluconolactonase/LRE family protein, whose amino-acid sequence MQRKLEQVATGYGLIEGPVWDPARGLYFSDVLNGGVHLLDRSGSVSLVMPKRRGIGGMALHASGGLVVGGRDIAWVSLSGGETRPLLSLDKIPGATGFNDLTTDRAGRIYVGSLAFRVFGGDPPRPGHLHVIDLDGAMRTISDGILLTNGLGFSPDGRRLYHSDARANIVRVYDVASDGKVAAWRTFATLGPDGVPDGLKVAGDGSVWLADAHGGRVAVFDADGTHREDIAVPLSMVTSLCFGGDDLRDLYVVTGSRGGPSDNCGSIFHTRVDVAGLALPPARVALPAP is encoded by the coding sequence ATGCAACGCAAGCTCGAGCAGGTCGCCACGGGCTACGGCCTGATCGAAGGGCCGGTGTGGGATCCGGCCCGCGGCCTTTACTTCAGCGATGTATTGAACGGCGGTGTCCATCTGCTGGACCGGTCGGGCAGCGTGTCTCTCGTCATGCCCAAGCGGCGGGGCATTGGCGGCATGGCACTGCATGCGTCGGGCGGTCTGGTCGTCGGCGGTCGCGATATTGCCTGGGTGTCGCTCTCCGGCGGGGAGACGCGACCGCTGCTGTCGCTCGATAAAATTCCCGGCGCCACGGGCTTCAACGATCTCACCACCGATCGGGCCGGCCGAATCTATGTCGGCTCGCTCGCTTTTCGCGTCTTCGGCGGCGATCCACCCAGGCCGGGGCATCTGCATGTGATCGATCTCGACGGGGCGATGCGCACCATCTCCGACGGCATCCTGCTGACCAACGGTCTCGGCTTCTCGCCCGACGGCCGGCGCCTTTATCACAGCGATGCGCGCGCGAATATCGTGCGCGTGTACGACGTGGCATCCGACGGCAAGGTCGCCGCCTGGCGGACCTTCGCGACTCTCGGTCCCGACGGCGTGCCGGACGGCCTGAAGGTCGCCGGCGACGGCTCGGTCTGGTTGGCCGATGCCCATGGCGGCCGGGTCGCCGTGTTCGATGCCGACGGCACACACCGCGAGGACATCGCGGTCCCCCTATCCATGGTGACCAGCCTGTGCTTCGGCGGCGACGATCTGCGCGATCTCTATGTCGTCACCGGCTCGCGCGGCGGACCAAGCGACAATTGCGGCAGCATCTTTCACACCCGGGTCGACGTCGCTGGCCTCGCCCTGCCGCCGGCGCGCGTCGCCCTGCCGGCGCCATGA
- a CDS encoding adenylate/guanylate cyclase domain-containing protein, which produces MKPDVLSEWLVGAGLRSLPFEELIDGFARRLNDAGIAAARLFVGMDTLHPLVRARSVIWDRSEGPATHYEFQHIEIDAPIIAQSPFAAMLRQGIERQQLDLTLPAVEGEPPVFAELRDAGMTEWLGRTFPLGESTPRLPTPHVAEAAGQLWLVCSVSTDRSGGFVESDIKRLDAILPLFALAVKATTARWIGQGLLASYLGIDPAARVFAGTVQRGEVLGVEAVLFYADLRDFTGFADRLPPRELIGLLDECFECMVRPLTRHGGEVLKFLGDGLLAIFSTERRRRDETCALALTAASEALDLMDLLAAKRVGAGQPTPSLDIALHVGEVLYGNVGADARLDFTVIGPAVNEAARIELLCKELGRNLLVSQAFAAAAGRSRDHLASLGRHRLRGVSEETELFTLAG; this is translated from the coding sequence ATGAAGCCCGACGTGCTTTCCGAATGGCTGGTCGGCGCTGGCCTGCGCAGCCTGCCGTTCGAGGAGCTGATCGACGGCTTTGCGCGGCGTTTGAACGACGCGGGCATCGCAGCCGCTCGCCTGTTCGTCGGCATGGATACGCTGCACCCCCTGGTGCGAGCCCGGAGCGTGATCTGGGATCGCAGCGAGGGGCCCGCGACGCACTACGAGTTCCAGCACATCGAGATCGATGCGCCGATCATAGCGCAAAGCCCGTTTGCGGCGATGCTGCGGCAGGGCATCGAGAGGCAGCAGTTGGACCTCACCCTTCCCGCCGTCGAAGGTGAGCCTCCGGTCTTCGCCGAGCTGCGCGATGCCGGCATGACAGAATGGCTGGGGCGAACTTTTCCCTTGGGCGAATCGACGCCGCGGTTGCCAACCCCTCACGTTGCTGAGGCAGCGGGGCAGCTTTGGCTCGTTTGCTCGGTCAGCACCGATCGCTCTGGCGGCTTTGTCGAGTCCGACATCAAGCGGCTCGACGCGATCCTGCCTCTGTTCGCGCTCGCGGTGAAGGCGACTACGGCGCGCTGGATCGGCCAAGGCTTGCTTGCCTCCTATCTGGGCATCGACCCGGCGGCACGCGTCTTCGCGGGCACGGTGCAGCGTGGCGAGGTACTCGGGGTCGAGGCGGTACTGTTCTATGCTGACCTGCGCGACTTCACGGGCTTCGCCGACCGGTTGCCGCCGCGCGAACTGATCGGCCTCCTCGACGAGTGCTTCGAATGCATGGTGCGGCCGCTGACGCGACACGGAGGCGAGGTCCTGAAGTTCCTGGGAGATGGGCTGCTCGCGATCTTTTCGACCGAACGACGGCGGCGCGACGAGACTTGTGCGCTGGCGCTGACCGCGGCCAGCGAAGCGCTGGACCTGATGGATCTGCTGGCGGCCAAACGGGTCGGTGCTGGTCAGCCGACGCCAAGCCTCGATATTGCGCTTCATGTCGGCGAGGTGCTGTACGGCAACGTCGGCGCCGACGCACGGCTCGATTTCACCGTGATCGGACCGGCGGTGAACGAGGCCGCGCGGATCGAGCTCCTGTGCAAGGAGCTCGGCCGTAATCTGCTGGTCAGCCAGGCCTTCGCGGCCGCCGCCGGAAGGAGCCGCGACCATCTGGCCTCACTCGGCCGCCACCGCTTGCGCGGCGTGAGCGAGGAGACCGAGCTCTTTACCCTTGCAGGCTAG
- a CDS encoding serine hydrolase domain-containing protein: protein MKAAVDKLLKESVARGDVPGVVAVATDAKGTTYEGGFGKRVLGQPAEMTPDTVVWIASMTKAITGTAAMQQVERGKLGLDAPARSVIPYLGEVQVLEGFDAAGKPRTRKPRRDITLRHLLTHTAGFSYEIWNGDIAKYQQAMGVPGITGCENKALTTPLLFDPGERWDYGINIDWAGKMVEATSGKKLGQYLEDNVLGPLGMDSTAFFISPDMRGRLAKIHHRGADGALTPDMELEIPQQPEFEMGGGGLYGTAGDYLKFVRMMLNQGKSDRGEQVLKPETVAQMSKNAMGDCKVCVLKTAIPPLSNDAEFFPGLEKQWGLSFMINNAPAPTGRSAGSLAWAGLANTYYWIDQKKGIGGVYATQVLPFADVKALPLYYAFEKAVYDA, encoded by the coding sequence ATGAAGGCCGCAGTCGACAAGCTGCTGAAGGAATCGGTCGCCAGGGGCGACGTCCCGGGGGTGGTCGCGGTCGCGACCGACGCCAAGGGCACGACCTACGAGGGCGGCTTCGGCAAGCGCGTGCTGGGCCAACCGGCCGAAATGACGCCCGACACCGTCGTCTGGATCGCCTCGATGACCAAGGCGATCACCGGCACGGCGGCGATGCAGCAGGTCGAGCGCGGCAAGCTCGGCCTCGACGCGCCGGCCAGGTCCGTCATCCCCTATCTCGGCGAGGTCCAGGTGCTCGAAGGGTTCGACGCCGCCGGCAAGCCCAGGACGCGCAAGCCGCGCCGCGACATCACGCTGCGCCACCTGCTCACCCACACCGCCGGCTTCTCGTATGAAATCTGGAACGGCGACATCGCCAAGTACCAGCAGGCGATGGGCGTGCCGGGGATCACGGGCTGCGAGAACAAGGCGCTGACCACGCCGCTGCTGTTTGACCCCGGCGAACGCTGGGACTACGGTATCAACATCGACTGGGCCGGCAAGATGGTCGAGGCGACGAGCGGCAAGAAGCTCGGCCAATATCTCGAGGACAACGTGCTGGGACCGCTCGGCATGGACAGCACGGCCTTCTTCATCTCGCCCGACATGCGCGGCCGGCTCGCCAAGATCCACCACCGCGGCGCCGACGGCGCCCTGACGCCCGACATGGAGCTCGAGATCCCGCAGCAGCCGGAGTTCGAGATGGGGGGCGGCGGGCTCTACGGCACCGCGGGCGACTACCTGAAGTTCGTGCGCATGATGCTGAACCAGGGCAAGTCCGATCGGGGCGAGCAGGTGCTGAAGCCCGAGACCGTGGCGCAGATGTCGAAGAACGCGATGGGCGATTGCAAGGTCTGCGTGCTGAAGACGGCGATCCCGCCGCTCTCCAACGATGCGGAGTTCTTCCCCGGGCTCGAGAAGCAATGGGGGCTGAGCTTCATGATCAACAATGCGCCGGCACCGACCGGGCGGTCGGCCGGCAGCCTCGCTTGGGCAGGACTCGCCAACACCTATTACTGGATCGACCAGAAGAAGGGGATCGGCGGAGTCTATGCAACGCAGGTCCTGCCTTTCGCGGACGTCAAGGCGCTGCCGCTCTATTACGCTTTCGAGAAGGCAGTCTACGACGCCTGA